From a region of the Eulemur rufifrons isolate Redbay chromosome 7, OSU_ERuf_1, whole genome shotgun sequence genome:
- the CISH gene encoding cytokine-inducible SH2-containing protein isoform X2, whose amino-acid sequence MVLCVQGPCPLLAAERIGQRPLRAQSLELPEPVMQPLPVGAFLEEVAEETPAQPESEPKVLDPEEDLLCIAKTFSYLRESGWYWGSITASEARQHLQKMPEGTFLVRDSTHPSYLFTLSVKTTRGPTNVRIEYADSSFRLDSNCLSRPRILAFPDVVSLVQHYVASCAADTRSDSPDPTPTPALPIPKEEAPGDPALPAPAATAVHLKLVQPFVRRSSARSLQHLCRLVINRLVADVDCLPLPRRMADYLRQYPFQL is encoded by the exons ACCTTGTCCTTTGCTGGCTGCGGAACGGATCGGGCAGCGGCCCCTGAGGGCCCAGTCCCTGGAACTGCCTGAGCCAGTCATGCAGCCCTTGCCTGTTggggccttcctggaggaggtagcaGAGGAGACCCCAGCCCAGCCGGAGAGTGAGCCCAAGGTGCTGGACCCTGAGGAGGATCTGCTGTGCATAGCCAAGACCTTCTCCTACCTTCGGGAATCTG GCTGGTATTGGGGGTCCATTACAGCCAGCGAGGCCCGGCAACACCTGCAGAAGATGCCAGAGGGCACGTTCCTAGTACGAGACAGCACCCACCCCAGCTATCTGTTCACACTGTCCGTCAAAACCACTCGTGGCCCCACCAATGTGCGCATCGAGTATGCCGACTCCAGCTTCCGCCTGGACTCCAACTGTTTGTCTAGGCCTCGCATCCTGGCCTTCCCAGATGTCGTCAGCCTTGTGCAGCACTATGTGGCCTCCTGTGCTGCTGACACCCGAAGTGACAGCCCTGATCCCACTCCCACCCCGGCCCTGCCTATCCCTAAGGAAGAAGCACCTGGTGACCCAGCACTGCCTGCTCCTGCGGCTACTGCTGTGCACCTGAAACTGGTGCAGCCCTTTGTGCGCAGAAGCAGTGCCCGCAGCCTGCAGCACCTCTGCCGCCTTGTCATCAACCGTCTGGTGGCCGACGTGGACTGCCTACCACTGCCCCGGCGCATGGCCGACTACCTCCGACAGTACCCTTTCCAGCTCTGA
- the CISH gene encoding cytokine-inducible SH2-containing protein isoform X1, producing the protein MYLGHISHRPHHDDDTVMDTPLPRPCPLLAAERIGQRPLRAQSLELPEPVMQPLPVGAFLEEVAEETPAQPESEPKVLDPEEDLLCIAKTFSYLRESGWYWGSITASEARQHLQKMPEGTFLVRDSTHPSYLFTLSVKTTRGPTNVRIEYADSSFRLDSNCLSRPRILAFPDVVSLVQHYVASCAADTRSDSPDPTPTPALPIPKEEAPGDPALPAPAATAVHLKLVQPFVRRSSARSLQHLCRLVINRLVADVDCLPLPRRMADYLRQYPFQL; encoded by the exons cccaag ACCTTGTCCTTTGCTGGCTGCGGAACGGATCGGGCAGCGGCCCCTGAGGGCCCAGTCCCTGGAACTGCCTGAGCCAGTCATGCAGCCCTTGCCTGTTggggccttcctggaggaggtagcaGAGGAGACCCCAGCCCAGCCGGAGAGTGAGCCCAAGGTGCTGGACCCTGAGGAGGATCTGCTGTGCATAGCCAAGACCTTCTCCTACCTTCGGGAATCTG GCTGGTATTGGGGGTCCATTACAGCCAGCGAGGCCCGGCAACACCTGCAGAAGATGCCAGAGGGCACGTTCCTAGTACGAGACAGCACCCACCCCAGCTATCTGTTCACACTGTCCGTCAAAACCACTCGTGGCCCCACCAATGTGCGCATCGAGTATGCCGACTCCAGCTTCCGCCTGGACTCCAACTGTTTGTCTAGGCCTCGCATCCTGGCCTTCCCAGATGTCGTCAGCCTTGTGCAGCACTATGTGGCCTCCTGTGCTGCTGACACCCGAAGTGACAGCCCTGATCCCACTCCCACCCCGGCCCTGCCTATCCCTAAGGAAGAAGCACCTGGTGACCCAGCACTGCCTGCTCCTGCGGCTACTGCTGTGCACCTGAAACTGGTGCAGCCCTTTGTGCGCAGAAGCAGTGCCCGCAGCCTGCAGCACCTCTGCCGCCTTGTCATCAACCGTCTGGTGGCCGACGTGGACTGCCTACCACTGCCCCGGCGCATGGCCGACTACCTCCGACAGTACCCTTTCCAGCTCTGA